The window AGCAGGCGACGGAATCGCACCAGTGGTGTGCCTTCGTCCAGTTGCAGTTCTCTGGCCAAGAACGCGCTGGCGGCAATTTGCTCAAAGCTCAAGACCTTGGCTGCGGGCACCATCCCACGACGCTGCATTTCTTCGCTGTAGGAGGTCAACTTGACCTGCAGATCAAGCTTTGGCTTCCTAACAAACGTTCCAAGGCCAACAACCCGCTCAATGACTTCCTCGCCAACCAAGGCATCAATAGCCTGGCGGACGGTCATTCGGGCCAGCCCGAACCGTTCGGACAAATCCCGCTCAGAAGGGAGCGCCGAACCGGGTGGGCAGGACTGGGCAATGAACGTCCGAAGGATCTCGCGAAGCTGAACGTAGATGGGAGTGCCACTGGCGCGGTCGATCTCACCGGCAATGCTTGCTGCCTCAGCCACGGCAGAGTCCCGGTAATTGAGTCATGAATCAAGGATAAATCAGCCGGGCCACAGGTCTAGACCACCGTGGTCGGATGTGGAAGACGTACAGTCACTGCGGCTACGCTGGTATGAAACATTTTTCTGACGGAATCCGTCGCGTATCAAAGGAGCTGGGTTGCCGGAGCAAAGGACCTTCGTTGCCGCCGAAATCGGTTTGCATGCACGGGCGGCCGCGGTGTTTGTTCGTGCCGTCACTGAAACCGGGCTTCCGGTAACCATCCGTAAGCATGACGGTCCTACCGTTGACGCCCGCTCCCTGCTCGAAGTCATGACCGAGGACTTTGAACAGGGTTGCGAAGTATTCCTGGCAGTGGCCCCGGAAGCGCTCAGCGACGATCAGACACTTCTCGGGGCTCAGACTGCGCTCCTGAACCTTTCGGCCGTCCTGGAGGGCACACAGGCCCACTGAGGGCCCCTTCCGGATGCTCTACACGGCGGCAGCTAGGCGTTCGGCTATCGGCCACTAACACAACTCTTAACGACGATGGGCCCCACCAGCAGGTGGGGCCCATCGTCATATTTTCCAAACTACTTAGTGTGCGTGATCTCCGCGGCTGTATTCGAAAACCCAGCCAACCAAGGCAATCAACGCGAGGCCACCGGCGACATAGGTTACCCAGAAGCCAATCGCAAGGCCGAGGAATCCCCCCGCGCAAGCCAAACCAAGAACCAGCGGCCACCAGCTCCAAGGGCTGAAGTGGCCCTGCTCGCCGGCGCCTTCGTGGACCTCGGCGTCGGGACGATCCTCGGGTCGCAGGCCGATCCGCTTACCTGTGAAGCCGAGGTATGCGCCAATCATGCCTGCAAGACCACCGACGAGGAGGATGCCCAGGACACCTACCCATTCGTTCCATTCCGTCAGGAAGCCATAAGCGATGGCTACAGGGACGAAGAAGAAGACTCCGGCTCCGAAGAGCCACGATTCAATTTTCATTTGCTGACGTCCCTTTGGTCGGCGTTACCCAAAACGGCTGCTGCGGGTGACGGGGCCTCGGCAGTGTGAACCTGGGCCAACTCAGGGTGGTGCAGGTCCAGCGCCGGGCGCTCGGAGCGGATACGGGGCAAGGAGGTGAAGTTGTGGCGCGGCGGCGGGCAGGAAGTTGCCCATTCAAGCGAAGCACCAAAGCCCCACGGGTCATCCACTTCAACCTTCTTGTTGCTCCGCCAAGTGATGTAGACGTTCCAGAAGAACGGCAGGAGCGATGCACCGAGGACGAAGGAGGAGATAGTGGAGAACTGGTTCATCCACGTGAAGTTATCCTGCGGCATGTAGTCGGCGTAACGACGCGGCATACCCTCAACACCCAACCAGTGCTGGATCAGGAAGGTGCCGTGGAAGCCGAGGAACAGGAGCCAGAAGTGAATCTTGCCAAGGCGTTCGTTGAGCATCTTGCCCGTCCACTTGGGCCACCAGAAGTAGAACCCTGCGAACATGGCGAACACGACGGTACCGAAGACAACGTAGTGGAAGTGTGCCACCACGAAGTAGGAGTCGGAAACGTGGAAGTCGAGCGGCGGCGAAGCCAGGATGATGCCGGTGAGGCCGCCGAAGAGGAAGGTTACTAGGAAGCCGATGCTCCACAGCATGGGCGTTTCAAACGTAATGGAGCCTTGCCACAGGGTACCGATCCAGTTGAAGAACTTCACGCCCGTGGGAACCGCGATGAGCATGGTCATGAAGGCGAAGAACGGCAGCAGCACTGATCCGGTGACATACATGTGGTGGGCCCACACGGTAACGGACAGGGCGGCAATGGCGATGGTTGCGTAGACAAGACCCTTGTAACCGAAGATCGGCTTTCGGCTGAAGACCGGGAAGATCTCCGACACGATACCGAAGAACGGCAAGGCGATGATGTACACCTCGGGGTGCCCGAAGAACCAGAACAGGTGCTGCCAAAGGACCGCACCGCCGTTCTCGGGATCGAAGATGTGGGCTCCAAAGCGGCGGTCGGCACCAAGTGCGAACAGGGCAGCTGCCAGCGGCGGGAAAGCCATCAGGACCAGGATCGCCGTGACGAGCGTGTTCCACGTAAAGATCGGCATACGCCACATGGTCATGCCCGGTGCACGCATGCAGATGATGGTGGTGATGAAGTTGACGGCACCAAGAATGGTTCCGAAACCGGATAGCGCAAGGCCGAAGACCCAGAGGTCACCACCGACACCGGGGCTGAACGTCGTGTTGGACAGCGGCGCATAAGCGAACCAGCCGAAGGATGCAGCACCCTGGGGGGTGATGAAGCCGGACACGGCGATGGTGGAACCGAAAAGGAAGAACCAGAACGCCAGAGCATTCAGACGCGGGAAGGCAACATCGGGTGCGCCGATCTGCAACGGCATAATGACGTTCGCGAAGCCGGCAAACAGCGGCGTTGCGAACATCAGCAGCATCACAGTGCCGTGCATTGTGAACATCTGGTTGTACTGCTCTTTGGTCTGCAGGATCTGCATGCCGGGTTCGAACAGTTCAGCGCGGATCAACAGCGCCATGACGCCACCGAGGCAGAAGAACACGAAGGATGCAATCAGGTACATGTACCCGATGGTCTTGTGGTCGGTGGAGGTGATCCAGTTGACGACGATGCGTCCCTTGGATTTAGGAACTACCGGAGCTTCGAGGACCCCCGGTGCGGATTGAGTGTACGTAGCCACGTCGCTTCCCTTACTTGGATTCGTTCAGGTTCGGGTTGCGGTCATATTCCGCACCGAGGAGGCCCGTGTTGCCTTCCTGGCGAAGCTTGTCCATGTGGGCCTGGAATTCAGACTCGGAGACAACCTTGACGCGGAAGAGCATTTCGGAGTGGTATTCACCGCAGAGTTCGGCACACTTGCCATCGAAGGTGCCCTCCTTGGTGGGGGTGAACCTGATGTAGTTCGTCTTGCCCGGGATCATGTCGCGCTTCTGAAGGAAGGCGGGTACCCAGAATGAGTGGATGACGTCGCGGGAGTTCAACTCCAGGTCCACGGACTTGCCTACGGGCAAGTACAGGGTGGGAAGCAGTTCCTTGTCGACCTCATTGCCGGTGAGGTGGGCCTGAACGCCAGCCTCGTGGAGGTCTTCATTAATGACCTCGCCCTGCTTGTAGTTGAAGTCCCATGCCCACTGCTTGCCACGGACATCAACAACGACGTCGGCAGGCTGGGAGCGGTCATCAATCGCACGCTGGTCCTGGTCGGTGAAGTAGAAGAACACCAAGACCATGAACAGCGGGATGGTCAAATAGAAGACCTCGAGCGGCAGGTTGTAGCTGAGCTGCTTCGGGAAACCCGTGGTGCCCTTGCGGCGACGGTAAGCGATGATGCACCAGACCAGGAGGCCCCACGTGATAATACCGACTGCCAAGGCGGCGATCCATGAGTTGACCCAGAGGTCCATGATCCGGTCAGTGTGGTTGGTCGTGCCGCGCTCTGTCGGCAGCCAACCCTTCTCTACCTCTGGTGAACATCCGGTCAAAACCAACGCGCCGGCAACTGCCAAGCCAGTGATCGAGGTGATCTTTATGCGTCGGCTGCCGGTTCGGTTCTGCGAACTCACAGACGGCCCTTCCTCTTGTTGCTGTCTCCCGGCAGGCCGAAGGCTCACCGGGCACACTAAAAGTTTTACTACCCGATGTAGAGCTTACCGCTATCACGCGGCTTTCGCGCACATGTCAGCGCCGTGGCTTCGAACGATTTCAAACACGTTCGAAGGGGCGCCGACATGCGGCGACGGCTCACATCAGTGGAATGAATCGCCGCAGGCGCAAGACCCGCCAGCGTTCGGGTTATCAATGGTGAAGCCTTGCTTCGAAATAGTGTCTTCGAAGTCGATGCTTGCGCCGCTGAGGTAGGGAACGCTCATCTTGTCTACGACGACCTCAACGCCGTCGTAGTCGCGCACAGCGTCTCCGTCGAGCAGGCGCTCATCGAAGTAAAGCTGGTAGATCAGGCCCGAGCATCCTCCAGGCTGGACTGCAACGCGCAGTCGAAGGTCTGTGCGCCCTTCCTGCTCGAGGAGGCTGCGGACCTTGCCCGCGGCGACGTCGGTCAGATTGACCTCGTGCGTGGCCAGTTCGTCGTCTTTGGTGACGAGCTGTGCTCCGGTGCTGTTTTCGTTGGTTGCAGTGCTCATTGGCCTACCTTCTTATGAAGCTCTTGGCGGCTGCGCCGGAACGCTGCCTGCCCTTACCCAATTACGTACGGGTTATAGCTAATGCTACGTCGCGCAAACGCTTAGCTATAACTCCTGACGTAACCACATCCAGCATGTGGTTGTTCCCGGCGCGCCGTTGGAGGTTACTCTGCCAGGCCGTCGGTGTTGAGCCGGGCAAGCATCAGGGTCTCAGCCAGGACAGCATGCCGGAAGTCTCCGATGTGCAACGATTCGTTGGCGCTATGTGCACGGGAATCGGGATCCTCAACTCCGGTCACCAGGATCTGGACATCCGGATACATCTCCAGGAGATCCGAGATGAAGGGAATGGAACCACCGATTCCCATTTCCACCGGCTTGACGCCCCACGATTCCCCCAGCGCCCAAAGGGCCAGCCGCGCCGCGGCAGATGTTGTGTCGGTGGAGAAGGCATTGCCCCTCTCCCCCGGCGTAAACGTCACTTGGGCACCGAACGGCGCATGGGATTCAACGTGCTGTTTCAGGGCGGCCATTGCCGCTTCAGGGTCCTGGCCCGGCGCCAGCCTCATGCTGAACTTCGCCCGGGCCGCCGGTATAAGGGTGTTTGATGCGACGTCGACGGCGGGGACGTCCATGCCAATGATGGACAGTGCGGGCTTGGTCCACAAACGCGAGGCGATGGTTCCGCTGCCGGCCAGCCGTACGCCGTCTAGCACCGATGCATCGGCCCGGTAGTCAGCTTCGGTGAGGTCCACGGCCACCTCGTCCCGGCCCACTAGGCCGGCCACTGCTACATTGCCGGCGTCGTCGTGAAGGGTCGCAATAAGCCGCGACAAGAGAGTGGGGGCATCGAGCACAGGACCGCCAAACATGCCCGAATGGACGGCATGCTCCAGAACACGCACTTCGAACGTTCCGTCCACCAGGCCACGAAGGCTGGTGGTGAGGGCCGGTACACCCACCTTCCAGTTGCTGGAGTCCGCAACGACGATTACATCGGACCGGAGAAGTTCCTGGTGCTCCTCAAGGAAGGCACGGAAAGTGGGCGACCCCGCTTCTTCCTCGCCTTCGAAGAAGAAGGTCACGCCAAGCCCGAAGTCCTCCCCCAGGACCTTCGTCACGGCGCTGTAAGCGGCGAGGTGCGCCATGATGCCCGCTTTGTCGTCGGCGGCGCCGCGTCCATACAAACGGCCATTCCGCTCTTCGGCGACAAACGGCTCCGAGTTCCAGAGGCTTCGGTCTCCCGGGGGCTGGACGTCATGGTGGGCGTAAAGCAAAATTGTCGGTTTGCCTTGGGCGGCAGGGCGGCGCGCGACGACGGCAGGACCACCGGGCGTACCGTCCGCCTTGTTGCAGCGAAGGATCCGGACGTCCTCCATACCGGCCTCCTTAACCAAGGAAGCAACGGCGTCGGCGCTCCGATCCAGTTCCTTAGGATCGAAGCTTGCCCACGCAATCCCTGGAATAGCCACCAGGTCTTCCAGGGACGCAAGAGTGGCGTCGAAGGATTCGTTGACCGCCGCCGTCAGTGCCTCGATCGGGGTGGAGCTTGGATGCCCTTGCTTGTTCTGCGGGATCTCCGCATGTGCTGAAGTCATGGGCCACACTTTACCGCCGGGGATTCTCCCTCCGAAGCAGGCACAGCCGGAACCACGGGCTGCAGGCGGGGCAAGGCCGCCGGCAAACGGGACACGTAACGTGCACCACCTTCCAGAGGGGTATTCTGTATGGGTGTTCGGACGCAAAAAGGAAGAGCCCAGCGCTCAATCAGTAGTAGATCAGGCCTACGCCACCGCACCGGAGCCCGGTGCCGGAAAGGGCGCCCCAACGCCCAAGCGGAAGGACCAGGAAGCGGCCCGCAAGCGCCCGTTGGTTCCCACCGACCGCAAGGCTTCCAAGGCAGCGGAAAGGGTGGCCATTCAGGATCAGCGGCAGAAAATGCGGCAGGCCTTGGACACGGGAGACGAGAAATTCCTCCCCCTTCGGGACAAGGGCCCACAAAAGCGCTACACGCGTGACTACGTTGACGCGCGCTTCAGCCTCGGTGAGTACCTCATGTTCGGCGCATTGCTGTTCGTGGTGATCTCGCTGATCATTCCGCCCACCAGCGCCGGCATCAGCTACGTACTCGTTGGCTTCTGGATCATGTTCCTGGCGGTCTTTGTGGACGTCTTCATCCTCTCCCGCAAACTTCGGAAGCGGCTAACGGAGAAGTTCGGCGAAGTGGAGCGTGGCTCAATCTGGTATGGCTGCATGCGTGCCCTTCAGTTCCGCAAGCTCCGCCTTCCCAAACCTCAGGTAAAGCGCGGACAGTACCCCGCCTAGAAGTCAAATAGACCAGATGCCTTGTAGGACCCGCGCCACGGGCCCTTGCATTGAAGAAGACCCCGGACCATTGGTCCGGGGTCTTCTTCGTTCCGGGCTATCAAGTTAACAGGGCCCTCTTGATGCGGCCCGCCTTAGCGGGATGCACGCCTGCGAAGTTTCACAAGACCCTTGTTGATCCGGGAAGCCCAGAACGGGCCTTCGTAGAGGAATGCGGTGTATCCCTGCACTAACGTGGCCCCGGCATCCAAGCGGTCCTGAACATCCCGCGGGGTCGCAACGCCACCCACCGCAATAAGGACAAGCTGGTCCCCCACCGAACCCTTGAGCCTGCGCAACACCTCCAAGGAACGCTGCTTGAGGGGCGCACCGGACAAGCCGCCAGCGCCAAGAGCCGCCACTTTTGCAGCGTCCGAGACGAGCCCGTCACGGGAAATCGTGGTGTTGGTGGCGATGATTCCGTCAAGTCTCAGGTCCAACGCAAGCCGTGCGACGTCGTCGACATCCTCATCGGAAAGGTCAGGCGCAATCTT is drawn from Arthrobacter sp. 31Y and contains these coding sequences:
- a CDS encoding GntR family transcriptional regulator, with product MAEAASIAGEIDRASGTPIYVQLREILRTFIAQSCPPGSALPSERDLSERFGLARMTVRQAIDALVGEEVIERVVGLGTFVRKPKLDLQVKLTSYSEEMQRRGMVPAAKVLSFEQIAASAFLARELQLDEGTPLVRFRRLLLADNEPMSVDENFIPAHRVPGLLDEAPPTSLYNVLSERFGLVMEWGEDMIEATAASPSTARLLNVDVGSPLLKIQRHAFVARAMVDYSVSYYRADRYKLWVPLQRPGIRPTRNYSSGYRTQ
- a CDS encoding HPr family phosphocarrier protein; protein product: MPEQRTFVAAEIGLHARAAAVFVRAVTETGLPVTIRKHDGPTVDARSLLEVMTEDFEQGCEVFLAVAPEALSDDQTLLGAQTALLNLSAVLEGTQAH
- a CDS encoding cytochrome c oxidase subunit 4 — its product is MKIESWLFGAGVFFFVPVAIAYGFLTEWNEWVGVLGILLVGGLAGMIGAYLGFTGKRIGLRPEDRPDAEVHEGAGEQGHFSPWSWWPLVLGLACAGGFLGLAIGFWVTYVAGGLALIALVGWVFEYSRGDHAH
- the ctaD gene encoding aa3-type cytochrome oxidase subunit I, which translates into the protein MATYTQSAPGVLEAPVVPKSKGRIVVNWITSTDHKTIGYMYLIASFVFFCLGGVMALLIRAELFEPGMQILQTKEQYNQMFTMHGTVMLLMFATPLFAGFANVIMPLQIGAPDVAFPRLNALAFWFFLFGSTIAVSGFITPQGAASFGWFAYAPLSNTTFSPGVGGDLWVFGLALSGFGTILGAVNFITTIICMRAPGMTMWRMPIFTWNTLVTAILVLMAFPPLAAALFALGADRRFGAHIFDPENGGAVLWQHLFWFFGHPEVYIIALPFFGIVSEIFPVFSRKPIFGYKGLVYATIAIAALSVTVWAHHMYVTGSVLLPFFAFMTMLIAVPTGVKFFNWIGTLWQGSITFETPMLWSIGFLVTFLFGGLTGIILASPPLDFHVSDSYFVVAHFHYVVFGTVVFAMFAGFYFWWPKWTGKMLNERLGKIHFWLLFLGFHGTFLIQHWLGVEGMPRRYADYMPQDNFTWMNQFSTISSFVLGASLLPFFWNVYITWRSNKKVEVDDPWGFGASLEWATSCPPPRHNFTSLPRIRSERPALDLHHPELAQVHTAEAPSPAAAVLGNADQRDVSK
- the ctaC gene encoding aa3-type cytochrome oxidase subunit II; the protein is MSSQNRTGSRRIKITSITGLAVAGALVLTGCSPEVEKGWLPTERGTTNHTDRIMDLWVNSWIAALAVGIITWGLLVWCIIAYRRRKGTTGFPKQLSYNLPLEVFYLTIPLFMVLVFFYFTDQDQRAIDDRSQPADVVVDVRGKQWAWDFNYKQGEVINEDLHEAGVQAHLTGNEVDKELLPTLYLPVGKSVDLELNSRDVIHSFWVPAFLQKRDMIPGKTNYIRFTPTKEGTFDGKCAELCGEYHSEMLFRVKVVSESEFQAHMDKLRQEGNTGLLGAEYDRNPNLNESK
- a CDS encoding HesB/IscA family protein, with the translated sequence MSTATNENSTGAQLVTKDDELATHEVNLTDVAAGKVRSLLEQEGRTDLRLRVAVQPGGCSGLIYQLYFDERLLDGDAVRDYDGVEVVVDKMSVPYLSGASIDFEDTISKQGFTIDNPNAGGSCACGDSFH
- a CDS encoding dipeptidase produces the protein MTSAHAEIPQNKQGHPSSTPIEALTAAVNESFDATLASLEDLVAIPGIAWASFDPKELDRSADAVASLVKEAGMEDVRILRCNKADGTPGGPAVVARRPAAQGKPTILLYAHHDVQPPGDRSLWNSEPFVAEERNGRLYGRGAADDKAGIMAHLAAYSAVTKVLGEDFGLGVTFFFEGEEEAGSPTFRAFLEEHQELLRSDVIVVADSSNWKVGVPALTTSLRGLVDGTFEVRVLEHAVHSGMFGGPVLDAPTLLSRLIATLHDDAGNVAVAGLVGRDEVAVDLTEADYRADASVLDGVRLAGSGTIASRLWTKPALSIIGMDVPAVDVASNTLIPAARAKFSMRLAPGQDPEAAMAALKQHVESHAPFGAQVTFTPGERGNAFSTDTTSAAARLALWALGESWGVKPVEMGIGGSIPFISDLLEMYPDVQILVTGVEDPDSRAHSANESLHIGDFRHAVLAETLMLARLNTDGLAE
- a CDS encoding DUF3043 domain-containing protein, with the protein product MFGRKKEEPSAQSVVDQAYATAPEPGAGKGAPTPKRKDQEAARKRPLVPTDRKASKAAERVAIQDQRQKMRQALDTGDEKFLPLRDKGPQKRYTRDYVDARFSLGEYLMFGALLFVVISLIIPPTSAGISYVLVGFWIMFLAVFVDVFILSRKLRKRLTEKFGEVERGSIWYGCMRALQFRKLRLPKPQVKRGQYPA